Proteins encoded within one genomic window of bacterium:
- a CDS encoding B12-binding domain-containing radical SAM protein, with the protein MSTRKKLLFIEPSRLAPNGEPVRIRREGMRTLTLPYLAGMTPSDWETSIKIDALDPVTGDEPADLVALTAMTQRAPRAYRIAEKFRERGVPVVIGGSHVDLLPEEGEQYTDSVAIGEVEAIWPRILADAEGGSLARRYEAGNLPAMEHLAKPRFDLIRNNKYFTLLWPVQTTRGCPYRCNYCTVTTIYGAKYRHRPVEEVIEDIRQIRKHTRYIFFVDDNLTPDKAYATELFEALIPLDISWSAQMTLRFAEDEMLLKLAARSGFQMVVSGIENVNAENLATANKSFNKPLRYRELLLRYRKAGVNVLAGMILGFDTETERTIAENLEFMRSEKLQIISLYILTPFPGTPLFEQYENEGRLMTKDWSRYDSYTCVYRPKHLSPERLTDLYWDVCRKVTTVPAILRRFTPPPLPRARTLMPDAIANGLIFMNNLVLFRRDARRGVPPQV; encoded by the coding sequence GCATCAGGCGCGAAGGCATGCGCACGCTGACGTTGCCATATCTGGCGGGTATGACGCCTTCCGACTGGGAGACGTCGATCAAGATCGACGCGCTCGATCCGGTGACCGGCGACGAGCCCGCGGATCTCGTGGCGCTTACCGCAATGACGCAGCGCGCGCCGCGCGCCTACCGGATCGCCGAAAAATTTCGTGAGCGCGGCGTTCCGGTCGTGATCGGCGGATCGCACGTCGATCTGCTGCCGGAGGAAGGCGAGCAATATACGGATTCCGTGGCCATCGGCGAGGTGGAGGCGATCTGGCCGCGGATCCTCGCGGACGCGGAAGGCGGATCGCTCGCGCGGCGCTACGAGGCGGGCAACCTGCCCGCGATGGAGCATCTGGCGAAACCGCGTTTCGACCTGATCCGCAACAACAAATATTTCACGCTGCTCTGGCCCGTGCAGACGACGCGCGGCTGCCCCTACCGCTGCAACTACTGCACCGTCACGACGATCTACGGGGCGAAATACCGCCACCGCCCGGTGGAGGAGGTCATTGAGGACATCCGGCAAATCCGCAAACACACGCGCTACATCTTTTTCGTCGACGACAACCTCACGCCGGACAAGGCGTACGCGACCGAATTGTTCGAGGCGCTGATCCCGCTTGATATTTCCTGGTCCGCGCAGATGACGTTGCGTTTTGCGGAGGACGAAATGCTCCTCAAGCTCGCGGCGCGTAGCGGATTTCAGATGGTCGTTTCCGGCATCGAAAACGTGAACGCGGAAAACCTCGCCACGGCGAACAAGAGCTTCAACAAGCCGCTGCGTTATCGGGAACTGCTGTTGCGCTACCGCAAGGCGGGCGTCAACGTGCTGGCGGGAATGATCCTCGGTTTCGACACCGAGACCGAACGCACCATCGCGGAGAACCTCGAATTCATGCGAAGCGAGAAGCTTCAGATCATCTCGCTCTACATCCTCACGCCGTTTCCGGGCACGCCGCTTTTCGAACAATACGAGAACGAAGGCCGCCTGATGACAAAGGACTGGTCGCGCTACGATAGCTACACGTGCGTCTATCGACCGAAGCATCTTTCGCCGGAGCGGCTGACCGATCTGTATTGGGACGTTTGCCGCAAGGTGACGACGGTGCCGGCGATTCTTCGCCGTTTCACGCCGCCGCCGCTGCCCCGCGCGCGCACGCTGATGCCCGACGCGATCGCGAACGGCCTCATCTTCATGAACAACCTGGTCCTGTTCCGGCGCGACGCCCGGCGCGGCGTACCGCCGCAGGTGTGA